The window TGGCGATCGAAGCCGCGCCCGATGCGGCTCTCGACGCCCATGCTGAAGTAGTTGCTCATCACGAACGCCATCGACTCCATCCGCCTGCCCAACTCGTCGTGGATGACTTGCTGCACGCCGCCACACACCCACACCGAAATCCGAAATCCACTCCTTTTCCATCGGGACTAGACGACCGCAGCGGTGCCACGCGATAAGCAAGCCCGCGCCAGAAACCATCAAGCGCTAGACTTCTGAGACAGAGACAAACAGGATTGGCACGTGACGAtcggtgtgtttaagactagtttacatgcgctcattttaatatgtagttatttaacgaagttctattgtgctaaCACGCATGCGTCTACGAATGAGTCGTGGGGGAAGCATCGCGCACGCATCCATACGTCCATtcgtctgcagagagaggccgcggggctgctgcgcagaGTTACCTTCTTGCGAGTTTCTGAGTTGATCTTCGTGAATTCGCCGTTGCCCTTCAAAGCGACCTTGACGCTCCACAAGTCGTGCTggacgacgcgcgcctgaTCCCACTCGGCGAGAAGAGCCCTCATCCTGAACGAAGAAGCACATGCATCTAAACTCTAAAGATGCACATATTCAGAGAGATGCACGCTGCGCAATGTCACGACGATGTCGCTCAAAGTGAGGAATCTCGGCTGATCTACGCAGGGATGtgcctgcagccgcacgATCCAACACCCGCACGCGTaggaggcagcgcgccgctAGTGAGAAAGGGGCTGAACACCCGACAAGGTGcagaaaataggagatcgcattagttcttgggaaaacgacttccgaaccaccaacatatattggtacaaaggCACTTACGTTTTCATCGCCGCGTCGAACGGCCGCAAGCCCCGTCGCTGCTTCCACCCGAAGGCGTTCGCAAAGTCATTTCCTGAGCCAAAACAGAAAAAGGCGTTCCTCTGTTTTTCGCACTCTCTGGCACGCTTACACAGACAGAACATAGATCTCAGTACCGGATGGAGAGGCCGCATccacacagagacacacgacCAAAAATACATACTTCAAaacatgtacatatatatatatatatatacgcaaACGCACTAACATCTGGATATAAGGCAGCAATGCGCCGGAATATCTGTACCAGTCTCACTCGTGCCACTTCCTGGGGTGTGAGCCTACGCATGCAGGCGAGTCGTTACGAAGCGACCTCCGTGCTGTATCGAGTGAACGGACGGCGACAAAGGGCGAAagctccgcgcgcacgcgtcgcATCTTTTCCGCGGCGGAGTCTGTGCAGTGTCTACCTGTTCCATAGGGAATCACTCCGAAGGCAATCTTCATGGGGTCGATATGGTGCGCCTCAGCCTCAGCCGCACACCACATGACAGTTCCATCTCctccggcgacgaggacgcgaatGACGTCCTCTTCGGGGaagtcctccgcgccggaggtctctcctccgcgcggctcgcccggGGCCGtagcgcccgcggccgcagcctcgtcgccgcctccggcgtccCCAGTTTCGCCTTCGTTTTTCGTCTCATTctcgtgcgcgtcgccctgggCGACGAGgtcgtcgctggcgcggtcgcgggctGTCGCGCGCATCGACAgaaagggcggcggcggcggggaggaggcggactCGATCGACggagccgcagaggacgccgcatTCGACTTGttgcgcagctcctccatTGAGCGCTGGGGACTAGGCTGCGCCGACATCGCCGCGAGCTCCGTAGCCGCCTTGAGCAGCCGAAAACCCGGCTTGTTCCCCGGCGTGCCTTCGCGGATATCGAAAATGTAAATGTTGCACGAAAACGGGGTAGTCATCGTGAGGCGACACACGCCAGACTGCACCAAAAACACACCCACGCGCACCCTGGATACTGGCAACCCCACTGCGTCGAACGAAGTGGAGCACGCGGTGACCGCGAGACGGGAAGGCAATGGAGGACGCGCACGAGCCCCCCCAGGAAAGCAACACATGCGAGTGAGATGACGGCAAAGTGAAAGGCGGAGAAAGACGACGAGTACgtgaggagagcgaaggcgaagaagtgCGACAGCGGCGGAAAATCGCCCGCAGAGACAAGACTGAGGAGCGCAGTTCGGAACGGGCAGATGATGCCGAGGCACGCTGCATTCACTTATCAACGGGAAAAGGCACCTCCAAACGGCCACACAAACGAGCCAGGGCGCACGCCCCTCCCACTCCCCCTCATCCCCCCCCCATACCCCCAAACTCGCTCGACTCTTGTTACCTCTGTGAATGCGGCGGCTTTGTTGCCTCCACTTGTCGGGTTGATGAAGATGAAGAGCATGCGCGGCTTCCGACCGCCTTCGGCGAGATAGTGCATCAGCTCCACTTCGTCGCTGTCCTCGCGCAAGTCGTAAGAGCCGACGCCGAtgtccgcctcgtcgtctgccggAGCACTGCCTTGGTCAGGGGCGCCCTTGGGGTCGACGGGCGCAGCCCGCACCGCGCGCGGTTCGCTGTCGGCCTTCTGAGCGAAGGCAGCCGCCAAGGCGCCCTCCCGCTCGAGCCGCACGCCCGCCGTCTCGGCGCCGACGTCGCAGGGCGTTCCCGCCACCAACAGCTCCGAGGAGGTGGCAGGCTGCTGCTCAGAGGCAGGCCGCGGCTCGGAAGCCCGCGGCTCtgcccccgcgcgcgcgggggccCCCTGCGGGGCGATCGACCCTCGGgcagtcggcggcgcggactcaGGCGTGCCGACAGCGgacgaggcgcctggcgccgtcgcaggcgccgagggacTCGACTCGGttccgccgctggcggcgcctgtggaggaggtgagaggagaggagaccggCGAGGGCAAAGCAcccggcagcgccggcgctgcagcgtcgggcgcgggagagagcgaggggagcgcgcgcgggcctccgccgaTCTCCGCGGAGCTCTTGCACGCACTCCCGCTGCCCTTCTCCAACTGCCCTGCATGAGGACTGCGTCCTCCTGAGGAGAGTGAAGCGAGCATTGAAGAAAGAGGCAAGACGAGttcagcggctgcagccgatTCACTGTCAGGGGCCGCGCCTGAGAACTCAGGACATagacgggcgcggagaagagaaaagacggAAGAAACACCCACCAAACGAGACAGCCTCAGGCGAACGTGCCCTAGGAGCTCACGCGCGAGCCGAgaacgcagacgcctgcgcggggAGAGGATTACGCAGCCAGTTGAGCAGGAAACGCGGGCTCCTGCaagacagaagagagaaaactcGCCGGCAACCACGCACTCAGCTGAAGctgcgagaggagaaggTGAAAGCCTCCAGAGCGAAGACACAGGAGAAAGCAAGCCAGCAGAGAGCTCTCAGCCGGTGAGCACACTGGCCTCCTCGAAGAATGCTGGCGCTCTCCACAGGAGGAACGAAATGGTGTCGGGACAAGCGAAAGAGAAGGACGCATACATCGTGAACACGAAGGAAAGGTGAAGATGAAACAGAAATCAAgcaagcagaagaaaacggcacggcgaggacgccagATGCGATTGACGCGTGCGCGACaagcgagacgacggcgggcAAAAAGTGACTGGTGCGACTGAAGAACGGCGTGGCGGTaggcgcggcgggagcgggagaggagagagggagagacaaTAGAGGAATCCTCGCAGAATCGCGGTCGGTGCCCTACGCCCTCGGCTGAGGGAGAGGCCTCGGCGTAGGAGGCTGAACAACCCGCgaaacgaaggcgagacgggCGCAGAAAGAGGTGCGCGAGCCACTGACGACAAGAACCAAGgggatcagaccaaaaacCGTGAGAGACAGTGGCGGATTCGGAGTCACAGGCGCACAGACTGGCGCGGTGTACGTCCCCCGACACGCGCGTGCTGCGTCTCGAGCGGACGGGAAGACGCCCGGAGTCGAGGAATAATCGACTCTGAATCTATCAGTGCAGCCGCACTCACGAGCGAGAAAGTGGATCTTTCACGCGGCCAGGCATCCTTCAAATGCGACgacgtctctgcggctgcctggCGCTCCTCCCTGGGTACTACCCCGCCGTCGGCGGTCGCCCGCTGCCCAGGCAGTCAGCGCCGCACGAAGACCTGAAGGTCGGAGGCGGCAAAGAAATGTGCCCTCTAGCCGGACTAGGTGTCGAGTGTAGAAAGAGACACGCTGCATTCCAGCGAGGAACGACTCCGCTGACGTCGGCGGCACGGCGCGGGAGGATgaagcgggcgacgacgctaGATGCAAGCGAAACTCGGACGACACGCGACGACAGAGTCTCCTGAAAGGGAGAGTGCAGCCCACCCCGGTAAGTCGGGTGATCGACCGGTGAGAACTGGAAATTGAGGAAACAGACGAATCATTCAGTGAGTGCATTCCTCCGCAAAGGCGCAGATTTACCGCGTAAAAAGTCTGCACAGAGCGACCGAAGcggatgcatgcgcaggaACCCGGAGACatttcgtcgccgcgccgcaagcGAGCTGGACAGGGGCGAGATACCGCCGCGGTTTTTGAgccttctccgcggagaGCCGAGACAAGCTCAATTCGCCATATATGAAACCCATGTGCGTGGGTAACCACGCCTGCTTTGCTCGCTAAAGTGCGGGGTTTCTTCACTCGCCAAACGGCGGAAGGGGCCTGCCATCGACTGACATCTGTCTACCGCGTGGAGCCCCGCGCGGACGGCTGGATGAAAAGGGACAGCAACCGAAAGTCTCGATACCAGGTTCCGAACGCCAAAAATACGCGACCGCGCAGAGAACAAGCTGACACGATTCGCACGGGGAGCAGTCCCAAAGATAGAGGCACATCCGAGGCTCTGTGCAGCTGCGTGGATGACTGCGAGAGTTCTAGCCACTTCATGGAGGAAGGGGCGATAGACAGCCACACGGTCGCCCGCGGACGAACACCACGCTTGAACGGCAGCGGATTGAGCTCCAGACAGCCTGCAGATGCCGCCTCAGGAGCACGTGCTTCGctgctcctctgcagccgtaGGCTGTGCTTCATTCGCACACGCACAGGGGTGATATCCGAGCTCTCGTCACTTCACAAccggtcgcctcgcagcccctGTCAGCAGCGCACGACAGAAAGGACTGACGCGCAGCCCTTGCTGGCAGCTGCTCCGGCAACCGAATGCGTCTGCACATTGTTCCCTCCGCTCCCTCATGGGAAAACTGGTTCGTATCGCGATACACCGTTTCCGCACACGAAAACAGGAGTGCGCGGCGGGGAAGTCAAAGGCGCGTCCGTCTCTCGGGGCGAGTTTCAGCTCGCTCTCAAGTGCGAGTAGACTCGTGTTCACTCGATCTCCCACCCCCTCTCAACAAGCATCCTCTCAGCGGAGAGACATCACGCGTAGCAACCTGCCTCCCTGACGTGTTCAGTCGTCGGAGCCCTGCCAGCAGGGGATCCTGAGCCGCAGAATGCGCTACGGacttcgcgcgccgtcttACCACATCGAGCCGTTTGTAGTGAAACAAACAAGTCCGCAGCGCTCTGTGGCGTGAAGCTGACTCCTGGCAGTCTACAGGTGGCTTCGCTGAAGCGAACAgggctccgcctccgcaaTGAGTTCTTCGCAGCCAAAGAGGTGACCTGACGCTGTGGCTGTGATCCTAGCGTCTCTCTCCATGCGTGCAGTCAGATGCGTATCCTTTTTATTCACTCGGATGGAATTGGAGTGAAGTGGAAAATGTGCGTCGAGTGCATGCCTGTCAGCAGCTCTCGTGCCTGTCCACGTGCCCGTTCCCCTCCATCATCCTCTTCCAACAACCATAGCTGTATGCGTTATATATTCTCTGTATATTCATTCATGTGCACGCATGCTTAAGTCTACAAATAGACATATAGACACACTGCCAGATCCCCGTGCTGTCTACAGACACACATCGGACGAGGTGTTTTGAACGGCGTCAGCGCTGCACCCAGGGATGCGCGCGCGTGAAGAACGACGCCTGACGCCTGACATGTTACACAAAATCCATCCGCGCAGGCCTAAGTGATCATTCTCTCCGTACGTACACGCCAGCAGGCAAACGCCGTCACCTGTACACCGCCGGGGACGCGCCGCCTACTTGAGAAAGTGTATGCAGTCAGGCGAAGCTCAGTTCAGTAGGAAAGTCTGTGACCGAGAGACACAGGTGACGCCCAAGAGCGCCTGAACACCGGTGACCTGCGCGTGCAGACACCCGCCTGCACGCGTGAGAAGTATGTTTCCACCTGCGTTCGCCAGAGATCATCTTTGGAATGCGGACGAAGCCCAGACAGTTGGCGGTTTCTACACCCGCAACCACACACGCTTGCAAAATTCGAATCGGCAAACCCGATACGAATTGTGCAAGCCTTTTCACATGCAAGGCGAGTGACACAAACACGCCAGATACAAGCGAGTAGGATCTCAGGGGAAGAGACTGCAACCGAAAAAAAGACTGGACGGGGGCTCGCGAcgtggagagaaggcgacacCGCCGCGAGGAATCGCCCAGACACAAATCAGCGGTTTAGGAGCCTAGCCAACGATAGTTCCATCCGCCGACGTGCCTGCCATGCCGGTACTGCTTCTTAGATCTGCACAGACAAACGCCACAGAGAACGTATGAAAACTTAAAAAAACGCGGCGAGTCCTGCGCGACCCGCCCACCATGCCTGCCACAACGTGGCAGGACTCCTCACGGCGGGCTGCAGGCAATTCAAGCGACCAAAGCTATAAATCTGTGTGCATACAGATGTGCAGATACAAACACACACAGAAAATCGCATACGACATCAATCCTGGTAACGGAGATACACACCGGAAGTGAAGAGGACAGGGACTAAAGTGCGGAGAAAAAAGCATATAAGCACGATCCGCGAAACGACACATACGAGAGCCCCTCATCCTTATCGATCGCCTGATTGGAATGACATCCAtgcagatatacatatatatatatatatatggacatgtatgtatacatatatatatatattatatgcGTGTAGCGAGATATAGCGAAATTCGGGAGAACAGAGTCAGCGGCCGACGAAGCCGCGAGTCGGCAGGCAGGCAGTCTGTTGATGTGCTGAGGAGGGAAACCCAGtcggagaagagagggcTGCCTGCTCCTTCGCGAGTTTGCCTACTTGGCTCTGTCTAGGCGCATGCCTTTCTTTCGCGGGCGTATCAGCATGACTGCGCCTCCAaggacggcgccgcccagaACAAGCACGCGGATGCTCCCACGAAGAAGTTCCTgagcgctcgcggcgtcgcctccagtGCTGTGTGCGCCCTCTGACGCCGCCTGTGGAGCATCGCTGGCCTgcgctcgccccccccccccggagACCGGCGAACTGggaagcaggcgcagaaagGAAAGGGAAGAAAGGGCCTgagcggcgcctctggcgcacACTTCTCCCATCTCCGAACCAGCAGGGTGGTGCCCCCCGTGTCCCGCCGACGCGAGATTCCCGCGAAACAAACTGCGGctgggcgtcggcgcggaggcagccccTGCGAGGGGAGAGCGGCTCACCGCATCCAGGCGACCgtgcgacgcggaggcgcgcagcagaagatGAGAGACTGGTCTCagctgcggcttcgcagCCTCGCTTGCGAGCGCGCCAGCTGCTACTGCGCTGCGGAGCATGGTTGTCTCTGAGAGCCGCGAGTGCGCGTGAGGGCGCCAGACAGTTCAGCGGCTGCGCAATGAACGTGGACGCAAGATAAACGAgatcgaggaggcggaaaaaCAGGAAGATGGAGACGCGATTCAACAGCCCGAAGACACCAGCGAACCGCAGAAGAAATCGGCGACTTGTGCTCGTCTTCGGTCGGGGTCTACCTGCGTCTCCTGTGGCAAGGACTCGGAAAGACTAGAGGGTGAGGCGGCAAGAAAACCAAAACGCTGCTGAAAAAAGTCCAGTACAGAGAATCAAGACTTCGTCGGAGCACCACGCGCGGATCCAGTCACAATTTCCAATGGAGCGTCGGTGCTTTACGGCGACAAAAAGGTAAAGTTGGGGGCCGCGATTGACTATTTTCGCGCGGCATGAAGCGccacgcgtgcatgcagtcGCAGGGCGCCGAACGActctcggcgcgctggcgctgaaGGTCTTTTATTTGGTTCCCAGGATTTGTTCTTAACAAGGTGAAAGACGTTTTTCGCAGCGTAGTTGTGTCACTCTCGAGCAACCACCAGTACGAAGTCCGTAGGGCGGTGGAAATAACGTCTGCCACTGCATATCTGAATCGGGTTCAATGTGCATTGTAAGTATGGACACATTGGAGCACTGCCACATTGTAGAATTGACTAATCGCCCAGAACTGGGTTCAGGACGACGGAAACCCGCGGCAGGGCTGGTAAAACTCGTATAGAAGAGAGCAGCGCCGAAGTCTGGCCGCGCACGGTTATCGAACCACACAGCGGGGAAGGCATACTTTCTTGGCCTCCTCTGAGGTCAGGAAAGCTCACGCGATCTCAGTTCACGAGATGCGCAGTCGTCGTTCTTCGTATCCGCGCTCTTCCGACTGTTGAGGACGATGTCCAGATTCCACTCGTATCTCTGCGTACGCACTCCACTGTCTATTCAGCAAGTGGTCGCCAGGCTCTGTATCCTAGAATGAGTTTCTCTGTCAGGAGAAACGGAGAATCTCAGGTGGACGCGTGAGGGGGACGTGAGACACTCGCGGCGACTCTGCGGTCACACACGGGCGAGCGAAGTGACTGCAACGTGAGTTGCTCTGAAAACCAGAACTAGCAGCACGCGCCTTGCGTTCAACAATGAAAACGTATGGGGGCAGGGCCCAACAGAGGGCGTGTGATCTAGAGCCCCCGCGTGTAACAAGAGATCTGGAGAACGGCATGACTCCACTCTGAGcctcgccgcatgcgcaaCGCCTCAGCCTGCTGTCGCGCGCAACCCATTCAGCGTTGCACATGGGTCGGCTCGCGAGCTGCCTGTCTTTCCAGAagcgaagggcgaggagTGGGACGGGAGAGGGGGCTGACTGACGGACAACACTCGGTACACACCATGTGCAGGGTTTGTGAGGAAGAAATGGAAACGGTGCCCCAGACCAGGGCCCCCGTCGCAGCAGCAAAACTGTGTGACGGGTTATGCTGAACAGCGACTGCGGGTGGAAGGGCAGCATGACAGTCGCGCGCCAGCAATACGGACTTAACCTCCTATCAGCTGCAACGCATTTACAAAATGACCTGGCTGCCTATGCTCAGCACTTGTGGAATACGTGATAAGTGACGCAGCAGCTACTGGTACGGGCTTGCTGTTTCCTGCCGACTCGGTGAGTCAACTCTgacagccgctgccgcgacaGCCACTATATACTGTGCCGGTACAGCGGCTACGGGATGTTTCTGTCTGCCCACCCTCTTGAATCTGTGACGAGTGGTTGTTCCACGCACTGAGCAGTTGCTTGTCTTTCACGAACATCACCTTCTACGCACGCACGCAGAATTGGAATCAACATTCGCGTTCTTCATAGGCGACGACGTCTAGAACGTGCTAGTCTGTTTTAAAAGCAGAGGTGGCCGACTGCCTCTCAGTTGGTGTGGTATCGAGTCGGTCTCCACACCCTAGCGAGTATCCGTAGAGGGCTTCAGGACCGGGTCGGCTCCACCAGTGTGTTTCCTCAACATAAAACGTTTCAGAAATCCTATCATGCTTAATGCGTTAACAATGCGACAGCCTTCTAGCAAAGACAGGGCGCGACGAATTCTGTCGCCGTCTGGAACCTGGCCATCGGGTGTCTGTCCGTTGTGTCtccgtgtctctgtctctccgccctgcatgcgccgagTTTTCGCTGACTCGCCACGGACGAGTTACCAGACGGCGCAGTTCTTCATTTCCGCTTGGTCTTCATAGAAgtctttcttctgcatgcCTAAGAGTATCACTTCTGTCCGGTTTTCCGGCCCTCTCGCCATCTCCATAAGCACGATCCAGTGTCCATCGAGTGTGGCCCTTGTCCCTTCCTAGTTTTTCCAGTCAATGACCACCAAACAACTTTGTTTCGCGGATTCGTGCAGGCTCGAAACTTGCGAGAGCTGCGTTTCCTCTGCATCACGTGAGCCAGCTCCTGTAGTCTATCGATATGGTCAACGGTTGCtccgtctgcttcgctgtTCGTCTCGCCACATCTTTGCGAGGTgactgcatgcgcgaaaATTTCTTGTTGAGGAATCGATGGTCTTACGCGCAACTTCTACTCGCACTCGCTGAAAGTCCCTCAGGCCAAAGTTGAACGCATTCCTCATTTCTCACCGGCCTTCCCCGCCGCTGACGTCTCAGTCCACCGTGAGCGCGTGTCTCCTGTGCGGCACCTCGCAGAAGACAAACTGTCTCTGGTGTCTCCGTGTTGttgcatatatgcatgtgaaGGCACTTTCAGCGGAAACCAAAGTGAGAGGGAGAAAGCCGTCGACACCGGGACTCTCTCAGCCTTTTCTTTTCTAAAGAATGCCGTCCTACGTCTGACGCCGACCTTGAAATGTCTGGACGAAATGACCGTGTAAATGGACGCCTATCGAGTAGGTAGCGCCCGCCTATACTCTACATCGTGCGTGTCGTTTATATGGACGCCAACTCGTGAACTCACCTGTAAATGTTGGAAGGGAAGCATGGCAtgcccccgcgggcgcgtgtATTGTCGAAGCGTCTAACGGCTAAGTGAGAAATGTTTGCTATCTAAACAGCTGCCAACACACCAATAGTTTTCGACGCCCCCATGGATAACGGTCGTGGGGGGCGCTTCCTAGCGCTGCTGTTTGGCGGCAACGCAAGCTCAtgcaggcagcgaagagtTTTGGTCGTCgtgtttttcgtttttttttctctcttctacTGAAGCGTGGCGCCCTCCTGCTGAAAAAGGTAAGCGCTTCGAGGCGCGAGATCCCTTACCGCGGACGGCAGTCC is drawn from Besnoitia besnoiti strain Bb-Ger1 chromosome VI, whole genome shotgun sequence and contains these coding sequences:
- a CDS encoding diacylglycerol kinase accessory domain (presumed) domain-containing protein (encoded by transcript BESB_066700); the protein is MLASLSSGGRSPHAGQLEKGSGSACKSSAEIGGGPRALPSLSPAPDAAAPALPGALPSPVSSPLTSSTGAASGGTESSPSAPATAPGASSAVGTPESAPPTARGSIAPQGAPARAGAEPRASEPRPASEQQPATSSELLVAGTPCDVGAETAGVRLEREGALAAAFAQKADSEPRAVRAAPVDPKGAPDQGSAPADDEADIGVGSYDLREDSDEVELMHYLAEGGRKPRMLFIFINPTSGGNKAAAFTESGVCRLTMTTPFSCNIYIFDIREGTPGNKPGFRLLKAATELAAMSAQPSPQRSMEELRNKSNAASSAAPSIESASSPPPPPFLSMRATARDRASDDLVAQGDAHENETKNEGETGDAGGGDEAAAAGATAPGEPRGGETSGAEDFPEEDVIRVLVAGGDGTVMWCAAEAEAHHIDPMKIAFGVIPYGTGNDFANAFGWKQRRGLRPFDAAMKTMRALLAEWDQARVVQHDLWSVKVALKGNGEFTKINSETRKKQVIHDELGRRMESMAFVMSNYFSMGVESRIGRGFDRHRTQSQFLNKVTYGIEGVKKAWFKRTLAIDRIIDALIDRPGEPDEQVVFRTRDSSMTKGPILKKSVSLVALNIPSFSAGNDIWGTSQNVGILAKSPTLKREVRKIVQEKQKTGDRELEFLSFPSITSLGIEFACHGQARRVNQGKGPWKFIFKELPTKAKVYFQVDGEFFQMTHPDYVTIEHNRTVRVLAAPPDKRSRV
- a CDS encoding hypothetical protein (encoded by transcript BESB_066710), with product MLRSAVAAGALASEAAKPQLRPVSHLLLRASASHGRLDAVSRSPLAGAASAPTPSRSLFRGNLASAGHGGHHPAGSEMGEVCARGAAQALSSLSFLRLLPSSPVSGGGGRAQASDAPQAASEGAHSTGGDAASAQELLRGSIRVLVLGGAVLGGAVMLIRPRKKGMRLDRAKSKKQYRHGRHVGGWNYRWLGS